In one Zalophus californianus isolate mZalCal1 chromosome 10, mZalCal1.pri.v2, whole genome shotgun sequence genomic region, the following are encoded:
- the PTGS2 gene encoding prostaglandin G/H synthase 2: MLARALLLFAALALCNAANPCCSNPCQNQGVCMSIGFDQYRCDCTRTGFYGENCSTPEFLTRIKLFLKPTPNTVHYILTHFKGVWNIVNNIPFLRNVIMKYVLTSRSHLIESPPTYNVDYGYKSWEAFSNLSYYTRALPPVADDCPTPMGVKGKKELPDSKEIVEKFLLRRKFIPDPQGTNMMFAFFAQHFTHQFFKTDHKRGPAFTKGLGHGVDLSHIYGETLDRQHKLRLFKDGKMKYQVIDGEVYPPTVKDTQVEMIYPPHVPEHLRFAVGQEVFGLVPGLMMYATIWLREHNRVCDVLKQEHPEWDDERLFQTSRLILIGETIKIVIEDYVQHLSGYYFKLKFDPELLFNQQFQYQNRIAAEFNTLYHWHPLLPDTLQIDDQEYNFQQFIYNNSILLEHGLTQFVESFSRQIAGRVAGGRNVPAAVQQVAKASIDQSRQMKYQSLNEYRKRFRLKPYASFEELTGEKEMAAGLEALYGDIDAMELYPALLLEKPRPDAIFGETMVEMGAPFSLKGLMGNPICSPDYWKPSTFGGEVGFKIINTASIQSLICNNVKGCPFTAFSVQDPQLTKTVTINASSSHSGLDDINPTVLLKERSTEL, translated from the exons ATGCTTGCTCGCGCCCTGCTGCTCTTCGCCGCCCTGGCGCTCTGCAATGCAG CTAATCCGTGCTGTTCCAACCCATGTCAAAACCAAGGTGTATGTATGAGCATAGGATTTGACCAGTATAGATGTGACTGCACTCGAACCGGATTCTATGGCGAAAACTGTTCAACAC ctGAATTTCTGACAAGAATAAAATTATTCCTGAAACCCACTCCAAATACAGTGCACTACATACTTACCCACTTCAAGGGAGTCTGGAACATTGTCAATAACATTCCCTTCCTGCGAAATGTAATTATGAAATACGTGTTGACAT ccAGGTCACATTTGATTGAGAGTCCACCAACTTACAACGTGGACTATGGCTATAAAAGCTGGGAAGCCTTCTCCAATCTCTCCTACTACACCAGAGCTCTTCCCCCTGTGGCTGACGACTGTCCAACACCCATGGGTGTGAAAG gcAAGAAAGAGCTTCCTGATTCAAAAGAGATTGTGGAAAAATTTCTTCTAAGAAGAAAGTTCATTCCTGATCCCCAGGGCACAAATATGATGTTTGCATTCTTTGCCCAGCACTTCACCCATCAATTTTTCAAGACAGATCATAAGCGAGGGCCAGCTTTCACCAAAGGACTGGGCCATGGG GTGGACTTAAGCCATATTTATGGGGAAACTTTGGATAGACAACATAAACTGCGCCTTTTCAAGGATGGCAAAATGAAATATCAG GTAATTGATGGAGAGGTGTATCCTCCCACAGTCAAAGATACTCAGGTGGAGATGATCTACCCACCCCATGTTCCTGAACACCTACGGTTTGCTGTGGGCCAGGAAGTCTTCGGGCTGGTGCCTGGTCTGATGATGTACGCCACAATTTGGCTACGGGAACACAACAGAGTGTGCGATGTGCTTAAACAGGAGCATCCAGAGTGGGATGATGAGCGACTGTTCCAGACGAGCAGGCTCATACTGATAG GAGAAACCATTAAGATTGTGATTGAAGACTACGTACAGCACTTGAGCGGCTATTACTTCAAGCTGAAGTTTGACCCAGAGCTGCTTTTCAACCAACAATTCCAGTACCAAAACCGTATTGCTGCTGAGTTTAACACACTCTACCACTGGCATCCCCTTCTGCCTGACACCTTGCAAATAGATGACCAGGAGTACAATTTCCAGCAGTTTATCTACAACAACTCTATATTGCTGGAACATGGGCTTACCCAGTTTGTGGAGTCATTCAGCAGGCAGATTGCCGGCAGG GTTGCTGGTGGTAGGAATGTTCCAGCTGCAGTACAACAAGTAGCAAAGGCCTCAATCGACCAGAGCAGACAGATGAAATACCAGTCTCTTAATGAGTATCGCAAACGCTTTCGGCTGAAGCCCTATGCCTCGTTCGAAGAACTTACAG gagagaaggaaatggcTGCGGGGTTAGAAGCCCTTTATGGTGATATTGATGCCATGGAACTGTATCCTGCCCTCCTGCTAGAAAAGCCTCGTCCAGATGCCATCTTTGGTGAGACCATGGTAGAAATGGGAGCGCCATTCTCCTTGAAAGGACTTATGGGTAATCCCATCTGTTCCCCTGACTACTGGAAGCCTAGCACTTTTGGTGGAGAAGTAGGCTTTAAAATCATCAACACTGCCTCAATTCAGTCTCTCATCTGCAATAACGTGAAGGGCTGTCCTTTTACTGCATTCAGTGTTCAAGACCCACAGCTCACCAAAACAGTCACCATTAATGCAAGCTCTTCACACTCCGGACTAGATGATATCAATCCCACAGTCCTACTAAAAGAACGGTCCACTGAACTGTAA